The Mastomys coucha isolate ucsf_1 unplaced genomic scaffold, UCSF_Mcou_1 pScaffold14, whole genome shotgun sequence genome window below encodes:
- the Asph gene encoding aspartyl/asparaginyl beta-hydroxylase isoform X20 — MAEDKEAKHGGHKNGRRGGISGGSFFTWFMVIALLGVWTSVAVVWFDLVDYEEVLAKAKDFRYNLTEILQGKLGVYDADGDGDFDVDDAKVLLEGPGGLAKRKTKAKAKEPIKEELKKEREKAVPSKNEERRRGKKEQEDERKGKKKTDSNISQKVSAGGKRDRDKEKGGSDKSAKAKDGWKKAAETKAVPSKVASRDKDRRGRSSSGHAKENGQKRKN, encoded by the exons AGGCAAAGCATGGAGGACACAAGAATGGGCGGAGAGGAGGAATTTCAGGAGGGTCCTTTTTCACGTGGTTCATGGTCATTGCATTGCTGGGCGTCTGGACTTCTGTGGCCGTCGTGTGGTTTGACCTTGTTGATTATGAAGAAGTTCTAG CCAAAGCAAAGGACTTCCGTTATAACTTAACAGAAATACTTCAAG GAAAACTAGGAGTCTATGATGCGGACGGTGATGGAGACTTTGATGTGGATGATGCCAAAGTTTTATTAG AAGGACCTGGTGGGTTAGCCAAGAGGAAAACTAAGGCTAAAg CTAAAGAACCCATCAAAGAAGAGctcaagaaggagagagagaaagctgtgcCTAGCAAGaatgaagagagaagaagagggaagaaggagcaggaggatgagaggaaggggaagaagaagactGACTCAAACATATCCCAGAAAGTATCTGCTGGaggtaagagagacagagacaaggagaaaggCGGCTCAGACAAAAGTGCTAAGGCCAAGGACGGCTGGAAGAAAGCAGCAGAGACAAAGGCTGTTCCTAGTAAAGTGGCttccagagacaaagacaggagaggaagaagcTCCTCCGGGCATGCGAAGGAAAATGGCcagaagagaaagaactga